The genomic stretch AAGTATGGAGGTAAATATTATAAATAGGATACCAAAACATTTCTCAGGTATATAGAGTAaaggagagatgagagtggatatcagaccactggaaaattatgctggagagatagtaatgggggacaaaaaatggcaaatgaacttaataatgcgtcagacttcactgtggatgaTACTAGCAACATGCCAGAATTTTAAGTGCCATGGGACAGAAGAGTGCAGTCActaatactaaggagaaggtgcttgggaagctgaacccTCTGAACATAGGTAGGtaacctagaccagatggaccacaccccaatattctgaaagaggaagctgaagagattgtagaggcactagaaatgatctttcatgaatcaccagattcaggaatggtccagaaagacaggaaaattgcaaatatcactccactctttggaAAGGTCAATTAACCACACTTCAGTGAAGATGCTGGATTGCATTGATCGCAGGATCAGGTTTCGAGGTTAAGTCGCACGATTTCTTGCAAGGGAAGTCTGCTGGAAATTTTtgacgaaataacagacaggatagccAAAGCAGAAGCAGTGGACactgttcacttggattttcagaaggcctttgacaaggtgccactcatgaggctgcttaacaatttaTCAGTCCATGATAATTcaagaaagataccagcatggacagaagattggctgactggcaggaagcaaggaGGAAGAATACAGGGGGCCTTTTCTCGTTGACTGTCTgagacaagtggtgttccacacgtGTCAGTGTtcggaccgcttcttttcacattacatgtTAATAATTTGGACGTTggcattgatggctttgtggtcaggtttgtggacgatatgaagCTAGGTGGTGTTACAGGGAGAGTTGTTAAGGCAGGGTGtcgcagaaggactgagacagattgggagaatggtcagAGAACGGCAGCTGGAAAATAATGGAggctagaaggaataaagacttcCGGTAATTTTTCAACGGAGAGAATACCCAAAACTGAAACCACCTCTCCACCCCCAGTCAGCTTCAAACTAATGAAGGAAAATGTGCAGCCAATTGCAGCACTGAAACCCCGTAATAGACATCTCCCTTACAACCAATCAGAGGGAATTGGGCGGCCCTTCATCAACCCTTTAAAAGCCAGTCACCAACTCCGCTCCAATATTTCAATTTCCGTCGCTCAGATTATTCGGTCTGCTGAAGGAGAATGGCCCGGACCAAGCAAACAGCGCGCAAATCCACCGGAGGGAAAGCTCCCCGCAAACAACTGGCCACCAAAGCGGCGCGGAAAAGCGCCCCAGCCACGGGCGGAGTGAAGAAGCCCCATCGCTACCGGCCCGGCACCGTGGCTCTGAGGGAGATCCGGCGCTACCAGAAATCCACCGAGCTGCTTATCCGCAAACTGCCCTTCCAGCGCCTGGTGCGGGAAATCGCTCAGGACTTCAAAACCGATCTGCGCTTCCAGAGCTCGGCCGTCATGGCCCTGCAGGAGGCCAGTGAAGCTTACCTGGTGGGGCTGTTTGAGGACACCAACCTGTGCGCCATCCACGCCAAGCGAGTCACCATCATGCCCAAAGACATCCAGCTAGCCCGCCGCATCCGTGGGGAGCGCGCCTGAATCCGGCCTCGGTACCAAGCACAACaaaaggctcttttaagagccactAACTCAGCAATGGAAAGGGCTGTCGTTTGCTATTTTACTCACCTGTTATCGACACGCTGATTTCCGCTTTTGTTTGTTTTGTGTAATATTTTTTAATAAGACATCCCGGTTTCTTACACAGGTTCCAACAGGCTGGACCCCATCAACACTGAGAATCAAGAGTTCGGTGCCGTTGGGTTAACGGCAGCGCCAACACCCTCACCGTCAGGGTGTCTGTCCCCATACGCCTTCCGAATACAGCTGGTTATCATCAAGTTTTCCAGGTATCGACGGTTGTTACTGTCGTGGAGAATTTGTTTTAATGGTCTCCCCGCCCCTTTTCTTGTTGAGTACATGATCAATGCTGACCGCGATTATAAACTGTGGATCGGCTTTTAGAAGCTAACTGTCCAGAAACATTCAAACTGATGAATTAATTGACATTTAGGCCGTTGGTGTAAAATAAATCTTGATCGAATTAATGAATCAATGCTTATTTTTGCAAACTACGGTTCAAACTGTCGGGCGGGCTTTTCAACTTTCAGGCCAGCCGGGGTTCTTTTAACGCTCTGATTGGGTTATTGTGCTAAGAAAATAGGAATTTAATCTTAGTGTAACAACGGTGCTCTTAGTGACCCGATAgcgcccagactctgttcacagCGGTTTCAAATCCATGGGGTAATTGTCAATATTATTTCATGACAACTCGACCAcacttttgttttaaatttaatcGCGTaataaagagttaacatttcaggtcaatggccTGCGGCCTGCTCTCCCCGATCACTGCTCTCTCGGTGAGTTGGTGGGcggctcttaaaagagcctttgTTTTGTGTTTGGGAGAACGAAGAGTTACTCAACCACCGAAGCCATAGAGAGTGCGGCCCTGGCGTTTCAGAGCGTACACCACATCCATGGCAGTGACAGTCTTGCGCTTGGCGTGTTCCGTGTAGGTGACCGCATCCCGGATCACATTCTCCAGGAAAACCTTCAACACCCCGCGGGTCTCTTCGTAGATCAGACCCGAGATCCGCTTGACGCCGCCACGCCGAGCCAGACGGCGGATCGCCGGTTtggtgatgccctggatgttgtCACGGAGCACTTTACGGTGCCGCTTGGCTCCGCCTTTGCCAAGTCCTttgcctcctttccctctgccagaCATAACGAAGCTTCACTCCAGTCGTTGTTCAGTAACAAACTGTCTGCTGGTGTCTCCTTTTATACACAGCGCCCCGACCTGTCCGAGACACGcgcagagagtgagaggggaggagacagagtgacGGGCAGtgcggggagggagagagagacgggagGGGTGGAGACAGAGTGACGGGCAGtgcggggagggagagagagagacgggagggGTGGAGACAGTCCGTGACAGACAGAGTGGAGAGCGGCTTCTCATCTTCATGATCCGCAACCGCCAGTTTCCAACGGTTTGGCCACAACGGAACAGAAACCCAGCGCCCGGAAAAAACACAACAGATGCACAGGAGATATCGAAGGTCGGTCAGTGACATTACCAGCTAACGCCCTGGATAACTGACCCAAACCTCTCCAAATTTCTGCTCAATGTTCCGAAAATTAACCGATGATATTCTGGAAAAAGAATAAAGGCCAGAGTTCTGAAATTCAAGTAAAACACAGCTCAGGCAGCAACTGTCGAAGTTTCAAACGTTAacagagttaacgtttcaggcaGGAACCGCTTCATCAGATAACTTCTGCTATTTCTCAACATCTAGAAATGTGCTTTATTGCATATTTTCCTGCAAAAATTTACAATCTCACAATGTCTCTCTATTGCCTGCTTACCCCATCTTCGCAGCTTAACGTTCCCATCTCTCTTTCTGTCACCAGTAAGTTCAGTATTCACGGTGAGCTTTCATTTTCCTGATACCCTGTGAAGGAGCAGCTTATCAAATGGACATCTCAGTTCAGGACAACCACTGTTTCCTTTATCCGCAGCTTGTGTTCCTACTCCAAAGATTCGAATGTAATTGTTAAACTTTCACAAAACCCCGTTCACTTCGCCTGATGGTTTGAAGTTTTGTTAAAGTGCATTTATTCTCTCTGTTGTTACAGCTTCAAGCGTTTTCTGGGACAGGTGCTTAACGATAGTGACccgaattgcacacaatactccaaattcagcctcaccataatattccaactctcatactcaatactttgatttataaaggccaaaataCCAAAAGCTCTTATAacggccctatctacctgtgatgccacttttagggaattttgtatctgtattcccagatccctctgttctactgcactcttcagtgccctaccatttaccttgtatgttctaccttggtttttccttccaaagtgcaatacctcacactcgtctgtattaaactccatgtgCCATTTTtgagcccattttttcagctagtccaaatccctctgcaagctttgaaaactttcctcactgtccactacacctccat from Hemitrygon akajei chromosome 7, sHemAka1.3, whole genome shotgun sequence encodes the following:
- the LOC140730041 gene encoding histone H3, with translation MARTKQTARKSTGGKAPRKQLATKAARKSAPATGGVKKPHRYRPGTVALREIRRYQKSTELLIRKLPFQRLVREIAQDFKTDLRFQSSAVMALQEASEAYLVGLFEDTNLCAIHAKRVTIMPKDIQLARRIRGERA
- the LOC140730042 gene encoding histone H4 — protein: MSGRGKGGKGLGKGGAKRHRKVLRDNIQGITKPAIRRLARRGGVKRISGLIYEETRGVLKVFLENVIRDAVTYTEHAKRKTVTAMDVVYALKRQGRTLYGFGG